In the Hordeum vulgare subsp. vulgare chromosome 7H, MorexV3_pseudomolecules_assembly, whole genome shotgun sequence genome, one interval contains:
- the LOC123410064 gene encoding thylakoid lumenal 15.0 kDa protein 2, chloroplastic-like, with translation MGTCFAVVGLANAKAGVNKPELLPKEFTTVIDVAGFFSSGQENRIRQEIEDLEKDTGYKLRVLAQNYPDTPGCHADALWTTI, from the exons ATGGGTACGTGCTTTGCAGTTGTCGGTCTGGCCAATGCCAAGGCCGGGGTCAACAAACCCGAGTTGCTCCCCAAGGAGTTCACCACCGTCATCGACGTCGCTGGTTTTTTCTCCTCAGGCCAG GAAAATCGTATACGTCAAGAGATAGAAGACCTAGAGAAGGACACTGGGTATAAGCTGAGAGTTCTCGCACAAAATTACCCGGATACACCAG gttgccacgcagatgctctttggactacgata